A single Bacillus sp. HMF5848 DNA region contains:
- a CDS encoding YlzJ-like family protein, producing the protein MIHYSILPIEQVFPTDDAAYAKQQTITVNGVNMIVSSTETFGEYEIVRIISSNPQDYLNVNYAPGTKLSTLPR; encoded by the coding sequence ATGATACATTATTCTATTTTACCAATTGAACAGGTTTTTCCTACAGATGACGCTGCGTATGCTAAGCAGCAAACTATAACAGTTAATGGCGTAAATATGATAGTCAGCTCAACGGAAACTTTTGGTGAGTATGAAATTGTTAGAATAATAAGTAGCAATCCGCAAGACTATTTAAATGTTAACTATGCACCAGGAACTAAATTATCCACTCTTCCAAGGTAA
- a CDS encoding ClpP family protease: protein MFSNDKQPQPNQEPNKSQSESIIDKISQLGQTNVPQMSQETNIHSLTIVGQIEGHIQLPPQNKTTKYEHLIPQIVAIEQNPKIEGLLIILNTVGGDVEAGLAIAEMLASLSKPTVSIVLGGGHSIGVPIAVSCDYSFIAETATMTIHPVRLTGLVIGVPQTFEYLDKMQDRVTKFVTSHSTVTEEKFKELMFSQGNLTRDIGTNVVGHDAVSYGLINEVGGVGSAIKKLNELIEHYKAQKPEGGYIQ, encoded by the coding sequence ATGTTTTCTAATGATAAACAACCACAACCAAACCAGGAACCAAATAAGAGTCAATCAGAATCTATCATTGATAAAATATCACAGCTTGGTCAAACGAATGTACCTCAGATGTCACAAGAAACCAATATACATAGCTTAACAATAGTGGGGCAAATAGAAGGTCATATTCAATTACCACCACAAAACAAAACAACAAAGTATGAGCATCTTATTCCACAAATAGTTGCTATTGAACAAAATCCAAAGATTGAAGGGCTATTGATTATTTTAAATACTGTTGGAGGAGATGTAGAAGCTGGACTTGCAATAGCTGAAATGCTAGCATCATTGTCTAAACCTACAGTATCGATCGTGCTAGGTGGAGGTCATTCAATAGGTGTGCCTATTGCAGTGTCGTGTGATTATTCTTTTATAGCGGAAACAGCCACTATGACAATTCATCCTGTTCGTTTAACAGGTCTTGTTATTGGTGTACCGCAAACATTTGAATATTTAGATAAAATGCAGGATCGAGTCACTAAATTTGTTACAAGCCATTCAACAGTAACTGAAGAAAAATTTAAGGAGTTAATGTTTTCACAAGGAAATTTGACTAGAGATATAGGTACTAATGTTGTAGGGCATGACGCTGTTAGTTATGGGCTAATTAATGAGGTTGGAGGAGTCGGCAGTGCCATAAAAAAATTGAATGAGTTAATAGAGCATTATAAAGCACAGAAGCCTGAGGGAGGCTACATTCAATGA